The Pseudomonas sp. R4-35-07 nucleotide sequence CAGCGTGCTGGAAGCAGAGAACTCCGCCGAGCGTGAAGCTCTGCTGGAATCCCTGCAGGAAGGCCAACAAGTCAAAGGTATCGTCAAGAACCTCACCGATTACGGCGCATTCGTCGATCTGGGTGGCGTCGATGGCCTGCTGCACATTACCGACATGGCTTGGAAGCGTATCAAGCATCCATCGGAAATCGTCAACGTTGGCGATGAGATCGATGTCAAGGTTCTGAAATACGATCGCGAACGCAACCGTGTTTCCCTGGGCCTGAAGCAACTGGGTGAAGATCCATGGGTCGCTATCAAAGCCCGTTACCCAGAAGGCACCCGCGTGACCGCGCGTGTTACCAACCTGACTGACTACGGCTGCTTCGCTGAGCTGGAAGAAGGCGTTGAAGGCCTGGTACACGTTTCCGAAATGGACTGGACCAACAAGAACATCCACCCTTCGAAAGTCGTACAAGTCGGCGACGAAGTGGAAGTTATGGTTCTGGACATCGACGAAGAGCGTCGTCGTATCTCCCTAGGCATCAAGCAGTGCAAATCTAACCCATGGGAAGATTTCTCTGGCCAGTTCAACAAGGGCGATAAAATCTCCGGCACCATCAAGTCGATCACCGATTTCGGTATCTTCATTGGTCTGGACGGCGGCATCGACGGCCTGGTTCACCTGTCCGACATCTCCTGGAACGAAGTTGGCGAAGAAGCTGTTCGTCGTTTCAAGAAGGGCGACGAGCTGGACACCGTTATCCTGTCGGTTGACCCAGAGCGCGAGCGCATCTCCCTGGGTATCAAGCAACTGGAAAGCGATCCGTTCTCCGAGTACGTTCAAGAGAACGACAAAGGCGCCATCGTTAAAGGTACAGTGAAAGAAGTTGACGCCAAAGGCGCCATCATCACTCTGGCCGACGATATCGAAGCGACTCTGAAAGCCTCCGAAATCAGCCGTGACCGCGTTGAAGACGCGCGCAACGTTCTGAAAGAAGGCCAGGAAGTAGAAGCCAAGATCATCAGCGTTGACCGCAAGAGCCGCGTAATCCAACTCTCCATCAAGTCCAAAGACGAAGTGGAAGAGAAAGAAGCTATCCAGAGCCTGAAAGAAGCTCCGGCAGCTGCAACTGGCGAGACCACCATGGCCTCCCTGCTGCGCGAAGCAATGGCTAAGCAGAACTAAGTTCTGTAAAGCTGTAGGAAAAGGGCGACTTCGGTCGCCCTTTTTTGTGCCTGAAATTTGATGAATCAACACCGCCGAACCAAGGCATTCAGCCTGCGGTCAGAACTGGCTATAGTCTTTTAAAGATATTCCGTGTTACTGATTCGATAAGGGTTTGAATGAACAGAATTCTCGTAGTGCTCGCGTTAGTCATTCTGGCGGGCTGCTCCAGCACCAGCGC carries:
- the rpsA gene encoding 30S ribosomal protein S1; translation: MSESFAELFEESLKTLNLQAGSIITGVIVDIDYQARWVTVHAGLKSEALIPLEQFYNDAGDLTINVGDEVHVALDSVEDGFGETKLSREKAKRAECWIVLEAAFAAEEVVKGVINGKVKGGFTVDVNGIRAFLPGSLVDVRPVRDTTHLEGKELEFKVIKLDQKRNNVVVSRRSVLEAENSAEREALLESLQEGQQVKGIVKNLTDYGAFVDLGGVDGLLHITDMAWKRIKHPSEIVNVGDEIDVKVLKYDRERNRVSLGLKQLGEDPWVAIKARYPEGTRVTARVTNLTDYGCFAELEEGVEGLVHVSEMDWTNKNIHPSKVVQVGDEVEVMVLDIDEERRRISLGIKQCKSNPWEDFSGQFNKGDKISGTIKSITDFGIFIGLDGGIDGLVHLSDISWNEVGEEAVRRFKKGDELDTVILSVDPERERISLGIKQLESDPFSEYVQENDKGAIVKGTVKEVDAKGAIITLADDIEATLKASEISRDRVEDARNVLKEGQEVEAKIISVDRKSRVIQLSIKSKDEVEEKEAIQSLKEAPAAATGETTMASLLREAMAKQN